Genomic segment of Rutidosis leptorrhynchoides isolate AG116_Rl617_1_P2 unplaced genomic scaffold, CSIRO_AGI_Rlap_v1 contig84, whole genome shotgun sequence:
TATGGGTTACCTAGAGGGGCTCGACCCTAGTTGATACATTTTGGGTGTTATCAACTACTCCCCCCGAAATGAAGTCTTCAAATGTGAGTGGGCTCGAAGAGTTTGTATAGTCTTGTTCTGCTCCGAGGTGAAGGAATCTTCCTTGAGTTACTCCTCCTTCGAGTGGTAGGGGTCATGACGGGTAGATTTTATAATGATCACATATATTTGAATTGTGGGTGTGACTCACTTTCGACGGGGATACCAAGGGACGAGTGTTAGGTAGAGATGCCACGTCAGAGGATGAGAGTGAGTGATTATAAATGCTAGTGGAGCCCTACTGTTAATTCTCACTTTCCAAAATCTAGAGAGAGAATAACTCATAGACTCCATTTTTTGTTTGGCTTTGGTACAAGTACAATATTAGCAACCCCCTCGGGATATTTGGCCCTATCTATTAGATTCGCCTGGAGCAGCTTCTCAACCTCAACATCTATGATCTTCGTTCTCATTGGCGTACCTTCTCCTTTTCTGCTTCACAGGCTTCATGGTCGGATCAATGTTGAGCTTGTGCGAGATTATGGCGGGATCTATACTTGGCATGTCGTGGGTGGACCAGGCGAAGATGTCCTTGTACTACAGTAATAAGTTAGACATAACTTTCTTTAAGTCTTCTGGTAGATCTGCCCCGATAGTAGCAACTCTGGTGGGATCGGATAGGTCCATTTGTATGGTTTTGACCACACCAATCATCTTGTCCGCTGGCGAGACCCGGGGATCCAACTCTTCTGGTGGGATGGCTTTTCCTTCATCTTTGGATTTCTCCTCAACTCTGGCTTTCTTGGGAACCTGCTCGACTCCTGCAATGAAATCGAGATACTCGGGGCGAGGATCGCTACCTTCCCCGTGCAACGTAACGATGCCTCGGTCAGTCGGTAACTTCATGGTCTGCTCCCACATACTGATCACTGCTCGGAGTTTGTAGAGTGCTGGCTGTCCCAGGATCATAGTGTGAGGAGAGAGTGAGTCGAAGACCACAAGGTCAAGCTCTACAACGCAGTTCTACTTAGTGGTCCCGATGAAGACTGGAACTTTCATTCTACCTTTGGGGATAACTGGCATGTTGTTGAAGCAATAAAGACGACCATCGTATGCTCCTAAATTCTTCTCATCCAGACCTAACTTGAAGGCATCATAGTAGATGATGTCTCGGGCACTTCCGCTGTTAGCAAAGACCTTGTGCAGCCATATCTTGTTGATACCCAAACCTATCACTAAAGGTTCAACATTTACATCTTGATCTGGTGGCGGGATGTTCTTGGCGTCCAAAGTGCCAAATGTCATCGTAGCTTGATTTCTCTGTTATGAACTACTCGAAGGGGCCATGATCTCAACTTTGATGAATCTCTTCCTCACGAGTGGTTTATTCCAACCATTTAAGCTTGGTTCGAGATTATCTGAATCTGGGGATGGTTCTCCGGAGTCTCTTAGCTCGACCTTCTGAATGGCTAAGTCTTCTGTTGAGAGGAAGAGGGTCTCGCCTGTGTCGGTCCAAATAGTTCTTTGGATGATCGGCCTGTCGTAATCAGCATCATCTGCACAGGGTGACCTATCAAATTTTCATTGTCTGCTTGAGAACTCTGCGACTGGATTTGCTAGCAGAGGTGTCCATTCCCTGGACCACTGCTATACCCCGAGGAGTGGGGAACTTTATGGTCAAACTGGTTTGTGTCAACTATCGCGGCGAATTTGACTATGGCTATCCTTCCGAACACCAAATTCTTGTCATGGTTCCCAGTAACTACATAAAACTTAAGTATAACTGTTTTGAGGCACGGAGCTACACCGAGAGTGACTGAAAGCCGGATCTTTCCCAACAATCTGAGGGGTTGTTCGTCACATTCGAGTATGTGAGTCATGTTGGCTCGAGTTAGGTGATCAGTGGTCAGACCGAAGTTAGGTAGGTACCTAACTGGTAGCAGTTCGACATTTGAGCCCGTGTCAAGGAAGACCCGGTGTACCTTGCAGTGAACATGAGTCGAGACTACTACAAAAATCATCATCTACAGAAGAGTCTTTTTGGGATTCGGGTAACTACCGTCAGGGAGTTAATGTTCATCGAAAGTAAGTGGGTACCTTCTTTCCCCATCTTGAAAGTAGTATGGTTGAGCTTTCTTTACATCAGGATAGTCATTCGGGATCTCTGAGTGGCATCCATCGAGCCAATTTTCTTGAGAAGGTGGCTTGTCTGTCTCAGAGTCCTCATCCTCAGAAGGTTCAGAGACATACTCTGGTTCATTACCATAGTGGATTTCTACTCCTTCCTCCTCATTTCCTCTATCCTCTTCGTCTTCTTCCTCTTGGTTTCCATGGGCTTCCTCGTCTTCTTCATTGACTTCCTCTTTGACTATGTAATCATCCAACAGAGGCTCTTTTTCAATCGAGCTCGAGCTTTCGTCAGCGGTTGTGTAGGTCGGGTAATGAGCCCTATCCCGAGTCTCGGGTGGTGGTAGAATGGGTGTCGGGGTAGTTGAACTGGAGATTCACGTTAATAAGAGTCTCAAACGCCTGTTTATTGACAACCTTGATTGTCCTGATTTCCTTGTTAAACCCTGGGGGCGATTGTCCTTGCCCGAGCCTGAAGCTTGGTGTCGGGGAGGACTCCGTGCTTTCTTTTTCTCAGATTCCTTTTGCCTACTTGACCCGCTGGTCTTCCCTTTTTCCAGCAGATAAGAGAAGAGCCCGTCCGTCTTCCATTCTTCAATGTGCCTAATCAGAGACCTGCCTCATCTGTAAGATTGTCGTGATCTCTGTGGAAGTAACAATACTTGTCCTAATTCCGGTTGTCCGAATGGACAACCATCGCAAGTGGTGGTGCCCAGCATGCCTCACTTCGGCTAAGAGCTGCCCGGGGCGAAGTGAGCTGCTAAAATTTCCTCGCGGGATATAATCCTCATACTGTCGCAAGCTGTGGTAAGGTGGCTCTCTGTATCCTGACCTTTGATTATGACTGTTTCTCCTGTCCCGAGACCCAGATTCTTTCCTTGACGGGTTCCTTGCCTTTGTGGGTGGCATGGAATTCCTTCCTCTTAGTCCATAAAGAGTTTTTCCTTCTGCCTCCTTGATAAATTCCTGGTTAATGGCCGAGACCTCATCCTACGTCTTCGATACTTCTTGTTTAGCTTATTCTGCAAATTTTCCTATCCTGGACCCCGGCTCGATAGGCGTGGATGGCTATCTCGGGATGTAAATTGGGGATCTCGTGCATGTACTGGGTGAATCTCCTCAAAAGTCTTTCACTATCTCGCCCTATTACTGCTTCAGTAACTATAGGTCATACGTCTCAGCCTCGGTCATTCGAGTGGCGTCAAAATGGTCAATGCAGAGTTTTCTTAGTTGGGAGAAATTGTTGATGGATCCCAGGGGTAAGTTTTTAAACCAGACTCGAGCGTTTCATCCAGCCGGGTAAGAAATAATTTGCACATATCTATATTTGTAGCCTGCTTGTAACTCATTACATTGACTTATCTTTGAATAGCCATTTCTGGATCTGTCGATCCATCGTATGTGAAGTCGGGAAGTTTTATTTTCTTGTCGTGTGGCACGTCCCGAATGCTAGAGGCGAATGCTTTGAACGGATGAAAACATTTCAGATCCTCAACCTTAGTATTGGAGGTTCCCCCACCCTGACCAATAGTCTTGATCCATCGTGTGTGAAGTTGGAAAGTTTTATTTTCTTGTCGTGTGGCACGTCCCGAATGCTAGAGGCGAGAGCTCTGAACGGATGGTAGTGCTGCCCAGAGAAGGTTGCTAGAGTACGTGGGGTGAGACCACGTTCTTCTTGAAAAGTTAGATAGTGGGAAGTTGGAGATCGTAGGAGAGTGTTTCTAGTGCCTGTGCTGACTATGGGGCGAGGCGAAGCTATCCCTCGAGCCTCGGGACTTGCTGTATCTGGATCGTGGGATTCATTGATATTGGGTCTTGTTGGAGCTTCGGCCCTCCATATCAATTTGGGTTACCAAGAAGGGCTCGCCCGAATAGATACATTTGAgtgttattaatatataattagGTTAGTGAAAAGAGATTAAGAGGAAGAAAAGACGAGGAAGAAAAACGTTATGTAGGATTTGCTCTAGAAAAAGCTCGGCATAATATGGAAAGCTGGGTCTGTTCATACTAACAATATTCTTAATTCTTTTGTGGCTGGCTGCTTTTGCTTGCCGTGGTCCTTGATTTATTTCACACCAAATATATATCATCGATTTATGCGTTTGTCGAGACATCCAATCAATTAGGACGCCGTATTTCTTCTTATTTTGAATTGAACGCATGCTTGTAAATACCATTGCCATGTCAAGTGTTAAGACGTACATCTCCACATTATTCTCGATGATTGTGATTGTTTTAATGCACTCAATTATTTTTTTAAATACTCCTTCCGTCCCAAAATAGATGCAAAATTTTTATATGCAAATTGCATTGAAAAATTTGCATCTATtttgagacggaggtagtaattaTTTTGAGATAGTAATCTCTTGAACGGAAATTGTTTATGAAGATATACAGTAACCACGGGCGGAGTCGAGCTGAGACCATACAATAACGGGTTCATAGAGGGTATTTAAATGCAAAATGTTTAATTCAGTGACTTATGGGTTCGATTTGTGAAAATAGTAGGCGCATTTTGTATTAATATCTAACTTTTAAATAGGTTGCTTATCATGGTGGGTATCAGCCATAATAAGCCTGGTCAGCTATGTGGATAAGCACAATGCTGGTGAAAGGCTCATGAGCTCATCGAAACGCTGTGAAAGATACGAGACACAGTAGCCCATAATAACTAATTGAGCCCATTTCGTCATTATTTTGTTCTCTCTTTTTTCAAGAAAATTTCGATTCCATTGTTGATCAAAGAGTCTATCATATGTATATGAGTTCTAACTTCTTAAACCGAATTtaattacaaaaatataaatacCAATTATTTCATCAACAAACAAATTTTTCTGTAAAGAAGAACATAAAAAATCATGTGAAACCAATTTAATTATATCAAAAGGTTTATATTTTAATCATTTTATCAcggttcttatttatttatttattttgatgcaTTTTTTTATGGCGGTTCTTATTAATTTTATTTTGGTGAATGAATAGAGAGGACGGGACAAATGAATGGATAAGAAGAGGAATAGTATATTTTAGCGAGTTTTAAGGAAACTGGCGCAATCTTATTCAATTTTCCTAAAATTTCGCTCCGGTGTAGAGgtagctgtatatatatatatatatatatatatgtggatcGGATATATGGCGACTTACCATGTTGAAGCACCGATACTCTTTTGGGTGGTATCGAAAATACACTGGTATCGACATTGATTGGAAGTACATAGTTTTTAACATAACTTCAAAATTTAAACTCAATTTATTACGAACTACTCCCTCCCTCCGTTACATATAAAAATTTACATTTATTTTGAGATAAAAATAGTATCATTTTTTatactttttaaataattttttttttaaaatttcacacatagaattatcataattttataatatttttttttttatcttatatACAATAAAGAGAATTTTTCTTTATATATAATAGAGAGAATTTTTTCAAtttattcaatttgtttcaattacaatttaattgtaaatttattgtcaaatcaacatcCAGACACATGACGTTTTAATTAGGAATTAAATTTGAGATTAATTAAAAATCAAGTTATAATTCTAACTTGATATTTTTTTCCTATTCTAACTAAAAAATAAAAAcacaataaaataataattcttaataaaatTCAATCAATTAATTATTTCTAATCATATATCAATTACTTAGATATTATTCTAGATCAtgatacaattattattaaaattgaagATCTCACATTAATTAAACTGAAATAAAAGCTTTTTTTATTTAGCTTTATCAAAATAATCAAGACTCATTTAATTCAGATGTCAAACTTTCATGTTTATTAAATACATGTAGATACTAGTTTTTAATAAGGATTATGGTACGTAAAGTTTACAAATCTAGAAAACATGGTAAGcattaaatattattttattagaTAAAttgataaaataatgatttttaataaaattttatcAATTATTCATTTCTACCATATCTAATTATTCTTCTAATCATTTGAgatttctattattttttttttttacgagtatATATATAGCTATATGCACCATTCTAAATTCACATCCATAAGAACAAAAGTTTCTTGTACGATTTGGTAGGGTATTTTTTCCTCATCAGAACAACtactaattatttaattaattaaatagaaattttttttttgttttttttgtgatCGATGGTTTTTTTTTAATTAGGagaagttttttttttgttttttttgtgatTGATTATTTTCGCAACCATAATAACATTCTATTATTGTGTAATCAACGAGAAATAATTATCTTTTCCATATTTTGATTATAGATCGTTTTATTGTAGGATGACATCAAAATATTCTCAAATCGATGATGTTTGTCCCGGACGTATTGATTGGAAGATTAAGGTTCGCGTCTTAAATCTTTGGAAGAACAAAGATAATAATAGTTGCAtctaattaataatttaaatatatattaaaaaaattatataataattatttgcatTAAATATTATTAAATCTATATCAAATAATAAACTGACAAGAAGATATATAATGAACTTAATTTTTTTAAATTGGTATGGTAGGATATCGACCAAGAAGATAGCGACATGGCTCCGACAACTGACAAATCCAACAAAAAAAAAAGAGCAATGTATATTTCATCTGATGACGAGGATGATACAGAGAAAAAGCCAAGCAAAGTCCGCTCCAAATCGATTAAAGTTAAAATTGAGAAAGAAGAATAGCCTTGATGAACCAAACAAACAGTTCTAGATTTCgttaggaatttttttttttctaattaatCTTAAACTTCTAAAAATACTtctctttaaattcaaattttagTTTTCCATTTTTCATTATACACAAGTAATTCACTCTCTATAtttagaaatatatatattatttttaatggcATGTGTTAAAGTCCGTTAGAGTGAAAAAATCTCCAAATATAAATACTCCCTAGGAATTAGTTAACAGTCGCAAATAAATAATAACGGGGCATAGTTAAGCAAGTCTTTGTACATCTTTTTAATTACTTGACGAGTAAATATATTTCTTGAAAGCCTTTTCATGATAGAATTAGGAAAGTACTAGCATCTTTTTTGCGCTCAAAATTATCTCATCAACAAGGAATCTTAACTTGCTAACTATATTAATGAACACCTATCTTCTTAGTTTCTCTTTTAGTGCATGCCTTTGTCGTGTATCCattctttacaaaaaaaaaaaaacaacacctTGACAAGACGGCTcctgtaattttttttattaaatttaggATTTTCTTGGACACCGTGTAAGAATTCGATCTGCTCTCCTGATGTACATATTGATTATTTATGCAGATCCATATGACTTCAGGAACATGTTTATGATAACCTTTTCATTGAAGATAGTTAGATACTTAAACTTGCGACACAAGTAATAACACCATTGTACATCAATAATGCATATAAATAATAATGGGGAATAGATGCTGCACTAAACAAAaagaatatgtatatatatctgacAAGAAATTTTTTGGACCGCTTTTTAATTACTTGACCAGCAAGTCTTAGTTTTTCTTTTAATTTTATTATATCAGTTCGCATGATCGTCAAATAGGATGAACATGTTGATATAATTTTCTATCAAACACCGTGACAGAAGCAATAATAATGCCTAATCCATTGCACATCTCATGTTTGATCGAACGACGAACACTGTGACGGAAGACATGCATACCTTTATCGTGTAGACCAGAAAATGATTTTATTGTTTGTGCATGCTTCAGAAAATATCttcaaattaaaattaaaattaaaaatttattttaataatgcttaatcaattaataaaaatctttaatATTTAATCCTATTTTATTCTTAGATTGCAAAGTTTCTATTGCTTCAACTCCAAGTAAAAACTCCAAAAAAGTTCACAAATAGAAATATAATTCCCAATTAAAAAGATTAAAAATATATTTCTAATATCAACTATCTCATATATATTATAACATTAATTAATCATTTTAAAAAGAAACTGCATATTGAAATAATAGGGAAACAACTCCAACATGAAGAAAAAGAGGAATTGCACGTAAAAAAAGTACATTCAGCCCAACAGGTTTGATCGATATTGAAGTCGTGGAGGTGCCTTCTCTTAGATTCAATAATGTAGATAATGGGTATATAATCAATTTTGAGCTATTTTTTAATATAGAGGCAGCTGTTTTTATTGCATAATACAACCTTCGATCGATTAAATCTTTTGTTGTACTGTTTTTCGATCGGTGAATGTGGTATTCGGAGAAGTATTCAGAAATTGAGATGACCCGTGATCATGTAGATAATTTTTTAGgtcttttatttttaaatttggATAGATTTTATGTTTATTTGGATAGTTTATTTTCATTTTGATGATTATCGAATTTCTAAAATAgaaattatgatatgattattatatataaaatccgtttaAATAATTTTTAAAAGAAATTATCCCCTCCAACGGACGGACCCCTAaatactttattataatattaattatcgtACTACCATTTTTCAATTTGTCGTTTTCTCAAAATGGGGTACCAAACTGGAACCATCCATGATCCATCCGTATTATACATATCTACTTAACTAGTTAACTATCAATTCTCATACTTAACACGATAAGTTTCATTTTGATGCTAAACTCAACCTGATCAATATATTCTCACAAATAAAGTTCAATTACTATTATGTTTTATTTCGTGGAGTACTGATATTATACGAAAACCATTATGAATTACATTTGGTGAGACGGTGTAGGAAACATGATCCTGATATGAATTGCACAGCACAATAAATTATATAGAATATTAGCATCCCGAGATTAATTTTTTATTACATTACAATTATACGGACTGCACGACTCGAACTCCGACCTTTCGAATGGGAAGGGAATGCTCACCAATTAAATCAAGTCCTAAAGTGGGTAAAAAGAGAAAATGAAATTTTAAATGTATCATTAATTAATTAACGGTCTGCCTGGTACGTGTAAAATTCGAACTTTTATGCTCAGCAATTTTTAATAAGCACCAAATATACAGAGAACAATGGGCTCGCACTCATCAATATCTGGAACAAATTGGTCAAATATGTCAACCAAAAAATAAAATACTCATCTCAGAAGTCACATATAAGCTCCTTTTAGGCTCACCTTCAAACAAAAACTTTTGAGATATGCATATAAGTACACCGGGTAAAAAATCTTACCCCAAATGAAGTGGGTGAATTAGATTAAAAAAAATAAATCCAAATAACAAATTGacaaattaaaaattaattaattaattattattaaatctcaATAAGCTCTTTTGTTTATTAGCAAAGACTTCACCATGTCTCATTATCCAAAACCTCTCTATCTCTTCTGCTTTCCTACCTGGAATCCTGCCTGCTATCAATTCCCACCTGAATCCAAACATATGCTTTccatttaaattaattaaattatagtTTAACTAAGCAATTTGATATAACTATGAAGCTACAATTAATCTTGCCGTGGCTTAAGAATAATATTTAAAATGCAATTACTTAATAATTAAATTCACTACTAATTGCatatatatttttcttcaaaaaaaatttactactaattataagctAGCTTTAAGCATACATACTTGTCTCCAACGAGCTTATACATTCTGGAAATAAGATCTTCTTCTTGCTCAGACATGTTTATGAACTCCCATTCTATACTGCTCACTTCTGCTCaatataaaaagtaaaaaattaccacttatatatatatacaagacaaGATAAAAATTGTCATGATAACAACTAACAAAAAAGGAAATTAACATTTCCTTAAAGTTTTAGAAAAGTACGCGGCAAAAATTAAAAGTCAGAAAGAGATGGTTTGGTGAAAACAATTAATGAACACACGAACTCGTATATGGTATATCTATGAATAATGAATTGTTGTTGATCAAAAGCAAAACCCCATTGAGAGTTTACCTTCAGATGAACAACGACCCTTTTTGGGTTGTTTCCGGCGACGCTTATCATTAGTTCCGGCCAAATTGTTCAAGTAACTTTCTTTTTGGAATGAACAGTAGTTAGAGAGAGAGATATTGAGGGAAATAATGGTGGAATTGAAGATTTTTGACAAGGGTTTTAATAGTTTTACTTCCAACAAAGAATCTtagaaagaaaacaaaaaaaatgaaaTATATATTTTCAGTGTTCTATTAATTTATTTTTTGAATTAGGGAAAAATTATTTTTGATAGATAGGAAAGAGCTTGAAAGTTGAAGGGACTGTTTGTGAAAACTGAAAGCTAAGTTTAGCTAAGCCAAAGTCTCCTTTAGGAACAAGAACAACGCAAAGCAACGAACGAACAGGTCCTACCAAACATACAAATTCTATACAATTTTGAGTTGACCTTATAGTTGTCCCCTCGGTtagctatatataaatatttaaacaaaggtcaaattttatcattattcgtgaaaagttacCACAATACCTCCACACCTCACCATTATGCATTTGTGTAAACATGATAATGGTTTGGTTATAGAGGTAAAATTGAGATTTGTTGGATACCAAATGGACTTCTTTTTTGACTTTGTTAGTTAGTCAAGGTTTCAGTTTCAACATATTGtttgatttttttattttaatcATACTTTAATTACCGGTTAATTAATACCAGTAGTATACTGTATCTGTTTTTTTTTTAGGTTCAGTTAATGTTTCATTAATTGACTAGACAGCCACTTTAGACTCTATACAAAAAAACCTAAATCCAGTTTGTCTTCATATgaaataataactaattaattacTCTCGCAGAAATAAAGATTCATATATTTTGATGGTAATAAACAATACTtacaaaaaagattttttttttttttttttttgtttctcaaTTATACAGTAGTTTTACTGCAGACCATAAATACATAAAACTCAAATCCAAATAGTTTATTTAATCTGAAATTGTTGGGTTGTTGGTTTTTCTTTTCCTTCTAAAAAATCCACCCTTGAATTAGAGGTAGAAGAATAGTCAAATTCAGCGGTATTATACTATGGTATACATTACTGAATAATGGCCCTTTTAATTTGATGGTCCCTGTAGATCGACCCCAAAGTACAAAATCAGGAAAGGGCCTTTTAGAGGCAACCATCACCAAAGCCAGTTCCCTTAAATGGGTCACTATCCatgttattaaatatatttataataataaaataatgaccaGAATTTGACTCTCCGAACTCACAAGAGACCTTAAATATTTATTATGAATAACTctcatcaattatatatatatttttaatttttcaaaataaaaaaaaatgaagttTTTTTCActctatggaatattaattattaacaaaaaattaatttaaaaatagaaAAGTAGATCCTTTCTCTTCTAAACTTATGCAACGTGTGGTATCTCATTCATCTCTTCTACTATCAATTAAATAAATCTCCTTTGAGTTATAGTTAGCTCTGTCTTTGATGGTTTGGTTGTTTTCATTTGTTTCTATGCTTTTCATTAAAAGGTGTATATGAAGCCTTTAAGAGGTTCTGGAAAACATAAAAATTGAAGCAATTGATGACGATGATAATGATAGTTCGTTTTCATTTACTACTATTTATATAGCTGACAAGAAATTGTGTTTGTCATGGATATAGATATCTCTTTTGTAAAAGGACAAGATTGCAGATATCAAAAATAGAATAAAGCACATACCATACCATCTCTGCATTTAAACAGCACACGATATAATATGTTGTACTTTCTTGACATTTTCTTCCATTTAATTCGCTTTTTCCTCCAATAATTCAAACGATTTTCTTCCATTTAATTACTATTAGGGGAGGTGATCAATATATGAAATTATCAactttattaattaaaatattaaaaatgtaAGTTTTCATCTTTTGATTTTCAAAACTTCGTTGATTAGTCCTTGGGTGTATCATCTATCGAATATATAATTAATTACTTTATCGGAATATCAATGGTTTGCCATTTCTATGTTTTCAACTTGCCTTCAAACAAATGATGACCCTCCTAGAATTTTCTATAATCCCTCAAGAATTTGATTCATAATACTATACATACGGTTGGCCATTGAATCTGACATCTGAGGGATCGCGACCTCTTTGCTAAATTGCTAAggcacagaatatatatatatatatatatggattctaGTTTAGAAACTCACTCATCACTTGTACGCAACAAACTTTCAACAAACTTTCTAGATTGATATTTCTTTTAAAGGTGTTTAATTAAACTAACATGGTTTTATTCTAGTCAGGCTAAGTGCTAATACTCCTTTTGAATTGGGATGACCTGCATTGCAACAGCTGGATAAAGACTTCACCTGAAGAAGAGCAAACTAACTTAAATGGAATCAATTTATGG
This window contains:
- the LOC139885167 gene encoding MYB-like transcription factor ETC3 produces the protein MVRCGESYLNNLAGTNDKRRRKQPKKGRCSSEEVSSIEWEFINMSEQEEDLISRMYKLVGDKWELIAGRIPGRKAEEIERFWIMRHGEVFANKQKSLLRFNNN